Proteins encoded by one window of Methylovirgula ligni:
- a CDS encoding transglutaminase family protein: protein MIYDIKHVTIYEYGSTVTFNYCALRLLPQDGPGQRVLETKLQIDPAPKEMQERTCFFGNRVTSMMIETAHRELSVVATSVVEIDRPKPPDPATTGAWEFVREEAFDSESLGRRSPAQYLHPSRYVPRFAPATDYARESFTDGRPVLDAAVELMRRIRKDFTYDPTSTVISTPLSQAFAQKSGVCQDFAHIMIAGLRGLGLPAAYISGYIRTIPLDGTPKLEGSDAMHAWVSLWCGERLGWIGLDPTNSTLVNNDHVMLAEGRDYADISPVAGIVTGAREQDIDVQVDVVPRRW from the coding sequence GTGATTTACGACATAAAGCACGTTACCATCTACGAATATGGTTCGACGGTGACGTTCAATTATTGCGCCCTGCGCCTGCTGCCGCAGGACGGGCCCGGCCAGCGCGTGCTTGAAACCAAGCTGCAAATCGACCCGGCTCCGAAGGAGATGCAGGAGCGCACCTGCTTCTTCGGCAATCGCGTTACCTCGATGATGATCGAGACGGCGCATCGCGAACTCTCCGTCGTGGCGACCTCCGTCGTCGAGATCGACCGCCCGAAGCCGCCCGATCCCGCCACGACCGGCGCCTGGGAATTCGTCCGCGAGGAGGCTTTCGACAGCGAGTCGCTCGGCAGACGCTCGCCTGCACAATATCTGCACCCGAGCCGTTATGTGCCGCGCTTCGCTCCGGCGACGGATTATGCGCGCGAGAGCTTCACCGACGGACGCCCGGTGCTCGACGCCGCGGTCGAGCTGATGCGCCGTATCCGCAAGGATTTCACTTACGATCCGACCTCGACGGTGATCTCGACGCCACTGTCACAAGCCTTCGCGCAGAAGTCCGGCGTCTGTCAGGATTTCGCCCATATCATGATCGCCGGGCTGCGGGGCCTCGGCCTGCCCGCGGCCTATATCTCCGGCTATATCCGCACCATCCCGCTCGACGGCACGCCGAAGCTCGAAGGCTCGGACGCGATGCACGCCTGGGTCTCGCTCTGGTGCGGCGAACGGCTCGGCTGGATCGGCCTCGATCCGACCAACAGCACGCTCGTCAACAACGACCATGTGATGCTCGCCGAAGGGCGCGACTATGCCGACATTTCCCCCGTCGCCGGCATCGTCACCGGCGCGCGCGAACAGGATATCGATGTGCAGGTGGATGTCGTGCCGCGGCGGTGGTGA
- the speB gene encoding agmatinase: MTEPTFSLPPTFLGVRNTARDARLCIAGIPLDIGTTNRSGARDGPVAIRRASRMLVDGAHPHRWIDPVADLDPADIGNFAIALGDLAASLALIERQAAPLAHLVALGGEHTITLPLLRALAKKRGAVGLVHFDAHIDTWKDNFGETYGHGSVFFHAIAEGVVDPRRMVQIGIRSPVQKEIFDWTLAQGVTIITAQDAHLRTPGDIATTIRSVVGEAPAYLSFDIDALDPAFAPGTGTPEVGGLATWQAQAILRQLEAIDFIGMDVVEVAPAYDTAEITALAAATMVWEYLALIAPAP; this comes from the coding sequence GTGACCGAGCCCACGTTCTCCCTGCCGCCGACATTCCTCGGTGTCCGTAATACCGCGCGCGACGCCCGGCTTTGCATCGCCGGCATTCCGCTCGACATCGGCACGACCAACCGTAGCGGCGCGCGCGACGGCCCGGTGGCCATCCGGCGCGCCAGCCGCATGCTCGTCGACGGCGCGCATCCGCACCGCTGGATCGACCCGGTTGCGGACCTCGATCCCGCCGACATCGGCAATTTCGCCATCGCGCTCGGCGACCTTGCGGCGAGCCTCGCGCTGATCGAACGCCAGGCCGCGCCGCTCGCGCATCTCGTGGCGCTCGGCGGCGAACATACGATCACCTTGCCGCTGCTGCGCGCCCTCGCCAAAAAGCGCGGCGCTGTCGGCCTCGTGCATTTCGATGCGCATATCGATACGTGGAAAGACAATTTCGGCGAAACCTACGGACACGGCTCGGTCTTCTTTCACGCCATCGCGGAAGGCGTCGTCGATCCGCGCCGCATGGTGCAGATCGGCATCCGGTCGCCGGTCCAGAAAGAGATTTTCGATTGGACTTTGGCGCAAGGGGTGACGATCATCACCGCGCAAGATGCGCATCTGCGCACGCCGGGCGACATCGCGACGACAATCCGTTCGGTCGTCGGCGAAGCGCCGGCCTATTTGAGCTTCGACATCGACGCGCTCGATCCGGCCTTTGCGCCCGGCACCGGGACGCCGGAAGTCGGCGGCCTCGCGACCTGGCAGGCGCAGGCGATTCTGCGGCAGCTCGAGGCGATCGATTTCATCGGCATGGACGTGGTCGAAGTCGCGCCCGCCTATGACACGGCCGAAATCACCGCCTTGGCGGCGGCCACAATGGTCTGGGAATATCTCGCGCTCATCGCACCGGCGCCATAG
- the queG gene encoding tRNA epoxyqueuosine(34) reductase QueG codes for MVRAGEIAQELPRAARRPRAGHQPAAGLRGPRLLTRDFKPALVAKAKSLGFDLCRVTSPDATPETAARLNAWLAAGYAGDMDYIAETSVRRASPRALWPDVRSVVMLGTNYAPEGDPLATLAQKDRGNISVYARHRDYHDLIKGRLKQLGSWLAALAPSTELKVFVDTAPVMEKPLAQAAGLGWQGKHTNLVSREAGSWLFLGALFTDLAIEPDVAETDHCGQCRACLDACPTNAFPQPYLLDARRCISYLTIEHKGHIPAPVRAAIGNRIYGCDDCLAACPWNKFAQASREAKLQARADLVAPRLSDLLILDDAGFRAHFSGSPVKRIGSARFARNLLVAAGNSGDLSLLPLVELRLDDPSPLVRAMAVWALWRLAPQSAAALAARHRAREDDADVLAEWGRIEAPVEVMQ; via the coding sequence TTGGTACGCGCGGGTGAAATCGCGCAAGAGCTTCCGCGCGCTGCTCGCCGACCGCGTGCCGGGCATCAGCCCGCCGCCGGTCTACGCGGACCTCGACTTCTGACGCGCGATTTCAAGCCCGCGCTTGTCGCCAAGGCGAAGAGCCTCGGATTCGATCTCTGCCGCGTCACCAGCCCCGACGCCACGCCGGAAACGGCCGCGCGGCTCAACGCCTGGCTCGCGGCGGGATATGCCGGCGATATGGATTACATCGCGGAGACGTCAGTGCGCCGCGCCTCCCCGCGCGCGCTGTGGCCGGACGTCCGCAGCGTCGTCATGCTCGGCACCAATTACGCGCCGGAGGGCGACCCGCTGGCGACGCTCGCGCAAAAGGATCGCGGCAACATCTCCGTCTATGCGCGCCATCGCGATTATCACGATCTCATCAAGGGCCGGCTGAAGCAGCTCGGCAGCTGGCTCGCGGCGCTGGCGCCCAGCACAGAACTCAAGGTTTTCGTCGACACGGCGCCGGTGATGGAAAAGCCGCTCGCCCAGGCCGCCGGGCTCGGCTGGCAGGGCAAGCACACCAATCTCGTCTCGCGCGAGGCGGGCTCCTGGCTGTTTCTCGGCGCGCTCTTCACCGATCTCGCGATCGAGCCCGATGTGGCGGAGACGGACCATTGCGGCCAATGCCGCGCCTGCCTCGATGCCTGCCCGACCAATGCCTTTCCGCAGCCCTATCTGCTCGATGCGCGGCGCTGCATCTCCTATCTCACCATTGAGCATAAGGGCCATATCCCCGCGCCTGTGCGCGCGGCGATCGGCAACCGCATCTATGGCTGCGACGATTGCCTCGCGGCCTGCCCGTGGAACAAATTCGCGCAAGCCTCGCGCGAAGCCAAATTGCAGGCGCGCGCCGATCTCGTCGCGCCACGGCTTTCTGATCTGCTCATACTCGATGATGCGGGCTTTCGCGCGCACTTCTCCGGGAGCCCGGTGAAGCGCATCGGCAGCGCACGCTTTGCCCGCAATCTGCTCGTCGCCGCCGGCAATTCCGGCGATCTGTCGCTCCTGCCGCTTGTGGAATTGCGGCTGGACGATCCCTCGCCGCTGGTGCGGGCGATGGCCGTCTGGGCGCTCTGGCGTCTCGCGCCGCAGAGCGCCGCGGCGCTGGCCGCGCGCCATCGCGCCCGCGAGGATGATGCGGATGTTCTCGCCGAATGGGGTCGCATCGAAGCGCCTGTCGAGGTCATGCAATGA
- a CDS encoding glutathione S-transferase family protein, translating into MPQLYHHPLDPQSRFVRLALAEYGVEPELIEEKVFERRRDFLLLDPAGETPVLVTDHDFTVPGATVIAEYLDESLGETLGENRLLPETPEARVEVRRLVNWFAQKFYGEVSNWLVTEKVYKRFMPAEAGGGAPDMDVVRAARANIRYHLRYIGYLTAQRNWLAGDRLSYADLAAAAHISVADFLGDVPWDEDETAKLWYARVKSRKSFRALLADRVPGISPPPVYADLDF; encoded by the coding sequence ATGCCCCAGCTTTATCATCATCCGCTCGACCCCCAATCGCGTTTCGTCCGTCTCGCCCTCGCCGAATATGGCGTCGAGCCCGAATTGATCGAGGAAAAGGTCTTCGAGCGGCGGCGGGATTTCCTGCTGCTCGATCCGGCGGGCGAGACGCCCGTGCTGGTCACGGATCATGATTTCACCGTCCCTGGCGCGACGGTGATCGCCGAATATCTCGACGAGAGCCTGGGCGAGACGCTGGGCGAGAACCGGCTGTTGCCCGAGACGCCCGAAGCACGGGTCGAAGTGCGCCGGCTTGTTAACTGGTTCGCGCAAAAATTCTACGGCGAAGTCTCGAATTGGCTGGTGACGGAAAAGGTCTATAAGCGCTTCATGCCGGCCGAGGCGGGCGGCGGCGCGCCGGACATGGACGTGGTGCGCGCGGCGCGCGCCAATATCCGCTATCATCTGCGCTATATCGGCTATCTCACGGCGCAGCGGAACTGGCTCGCCGGCGACAGGCTGAGCTATGCCGATCTGGCCGCCGCGGCGCATATCTCCGTCGCGGATTTTCTGGGCGACGTGCCATGGGACGAGGACGAAACGGCGAAGCTTTGGTACGCGCGGGTGAAATCGCGCAAGAGCTTCCGCGCGCTGCTCGCCGACCGCGTGCCGGGCATCAGCCCGCCGCCGGTCTACGCGGACCTCGACTTCTGA
- a CDS encoding AI-2E family transporter, protein MDATPQGTSPRNVAAPSPGGADLVAQGLVLLGLLAILWLGLLSAFLAGFFIYFLIEFGVRRLGRIGVLPGVARIVLALAIAVIVIAGLTFGIIALVSFMSNDQDNLGRLLQRMAEVVSNAKAYLPAGLQDYVPTSLDEWRRAAGGALRGNAAHLTVLGRGAGALIIHILFGMIVGALVAVSPPAPANGPLARGLEERVTRVGTAFNRVVFSQIKISALNTLLTAIFLGVVLPLIGRPLPFTKTMIAVTFVVGLLPIIGNLISNSIIVLIALGVSALDAGLALAFLIAIHKLEYVFNAQIIGTEIRAHAWEILLAMLVLEAAFGLKGLVAAPIFYAYLKDDLKASGWV, encoded by the coding sequence ATGGATGCGACCCCGCAGGGTACTTCTCCTAGGAATGTGGCCGCCCCGAGTCCGGGCGGGGCCGACCTTGTGGCGCAGGGGCTCGTGCTCCTTGGGCTCCTCGCCATCCTCTGGCTTGGCCTTCTCTCGGCCTTTCTCGCCGGCTTCTTCATCTATTTCCTTATCGAGTTCGGCGTCCGGCGATTGGGGAGAATCGGCGTCCTCCCGGGCGTTGCGCGAATCGTCCTGGCGCTGGCCATCGCCGTCATCGTTATCGCGGGGCTCACGTTTGGCATCATCGCGCTCGTTTCCTTCATGTCGAACGATCAGGACAATCTCGGCCGGCTGCTGCAGCGCATGGCCGAGGTCGTCAGCAACGCGAAGGCTTATCTGCCGGCGGGGCTGCAGGATTATGTGCCGACAAGCCTCGATGAATGGCGCCGGGCGGCCGGCGGCGCGCTGCGCGGCAATGCGGCGCATCTGACGGTTCTCGGCCGCGGCGCGGGCGCGCTCATCATCCACATTCTTTTCGGCATGATCGTCGGCGCGCTCGTCGCCGTCAGTCCGCCCGCGCCCGCCAACGGGCCGCTGGCGCGCGGTCTCGAGGAGCGGGTGACGCGCGTCGGGACGGCCTTCAACCGCGTCGTCTTCTCGCAGATCAAGATTTCGGCGCTGAACACGCTGCTCACCGCCATCTTCCTCGGCGTCGTGCTGCCGCTCATCGGCCGGCCGCTGCCCTTCACCAAGACGATGATCGCCGTCACCTTCGTCGTCGGCCTTCTGCCGATCATCGGCAATCTCATCTCGAATTCGATCATCGTGCTTATTGCGCTCGGCGTATCGGCGCTCGATGCGGGGCTGGCGCTCGCCTTCCTGATCGCGATCCACAAGCTCGAATATGTTTTCAACGCGCAGATCATCGGCACGGAAATCCGCGCCCATGCCTGGGAGATTCTGCTGGCGATGCTGGTGCTGGAGGCGGCGTTCGGCCTCAAGGGCCTCGTCGCCGCGCCGATCTTCTACGCCTATCTCAAGGACGATCTGAAGGCGAGCGGGTGGGTGTGA
- a CDS encoding pyruvoyl-dependent arginine decarboxylase, whose amino-acid sequence MFPVPTSVFLTRGVGVHRDQLTAFEFALRDADIEQQNLVSVSSIVPPGCRLISATEGIETLHPGEITFCVLARAETNEPGRRVHASVGIARPADPGVYGYISEYHGFGKTELESSDYAEDLAATMLATTLGIDFDPDAAWNERRRVYETSGHVFDSTSITAAAEGNSNGLWTCAVAVAVFRFAPVPGTPT is encoded by the coding sequence ATGTTTCCCGTCCCGACCAGCGTTTTCCTCACCCGTGGCGTGGGCGTCCATCGCGACCAGCTCACCGCCTTTGAATTCGCCTTGCGCGATGCCGATATCGAGCAGCAGAATCTTGTCTCGGTCTCATCGATCGTGCCCCCCGGATGCCGTCTCATCTCCGCCACCGAAGGCATCGAAACGCTGCACCCCGGCGAGATCACCTTTTGCGTGCTGGCGCGGGCGGAAACCAACGAGCCGGGGCGACGCGTCCATGCGAGTGTCGGGATCGCGCGCCCCGCCGATCCCGGCGTCTATGGCTATATTTCCGAATATCACGGCTTCGGAAAGACGGAACTGGAGAGCAGCGATTATGCCGAAGACCTCGCCGCCACGATGCTGGCGACGACCCTCGGCATCGATTTCGATCCCGACGCCGCCTGGAACGAACGCCGCCGCGTCTATGAGACGAGCGGCCATGTCTTCGACAGCACCTCGATCACCGCGGCGGCCGAAGGCAATAGCAACGGCTTATGGACCTGCGCGGTGGCGGTCGCCGTCTTCCGCTTCGCGCCTGTGCCGGGAACGCCGACGTGA